One Glycine soja cultivar W05 chromosome 7, ASM419377v2, whole genome shotgun sequence genomic window, TATATCTTCCCTTGCTGGAGTTGCCAATTTGCTGGGATTTCTTGTTCAGTGAAATAAAATGGTGCATTTCTTTTAAAGATAAATGTATTTAGAATGTTCTAGCAGTGGCCACATGATTTGACAATCATGTCATCCTTAACTAGTCGAAGACATGTCTGCTGGTCTACAAATCACTGGCTGGCCTGCACATGATTCTTCCATCAGTTCAATTCTGTTTGGACCAGATGAGACTAGCATTTTTAGCCTGGGCTCTGATGGGAAGGcaagtattataaatttaatgttattccaGCTTGTGAAATGGGTTgtacatttatattaatttattctttgttGTCAGATTTTTGAGTGGAGTTTGCAAAATCAAGGTCAAATCCTGTGGTCGAGAGACTCTAGTAGGTATATTTCTAGTTTGACACCTTACACTTAGATGTAcactgtttcttttttcttttgtgcggctcaaaatagtttttattagCCAAATgcaggaaaatttgatgcatgaaATAGAGGATTGTCATATCAGACTCAAGAAGTAAACAGACTTcattatttatgaataaattatagaaataatcTGGTTTTTTTAGGCCAGATTTTAGTACAAACTTCAACAAAGACAGGGTTTCTCCCTAACAAGGAATTTCCTCTTTCAAAATACCAGAAATTCCAATCAAGCATCTTAATTGCCTTCTACAAATTAGTCACACAACCTATATATAACTATCATGCAACATATAAATGCCTAATCCTAGATAACTTCCTAATACAGAATTATAACATCCTAATTACAATTTGGGCTTTGGGTCTAACAactcaataatataaaattggttTGGAAGGTTAGGATTGTCCGAGTCTTATAATGACTATATTggccatattttttttagtcgaTGTGGGGTCCCAATATTATaagtgtaaatattttatttagagtATTTGGCTTGCTTTCTAAAGCATTTTTATCCCGGTTCCTCCTATCCTTGGTTTTATACTTGTTTGAAGAAATAATTCACAGCatgacctttttttttccttccatagGTTCTGTTACCCCCTCAATGATTCAAAATATTGCAGACATGAGATGGCATTAGATGCAAATGGGAGGAGACTCTTGGTAACATCCAGTTCATTTAGAGCACCCATATACCAGGTTAATGATTCGTGGTGAATTGTGATTAGACCATTGCCTTTAgggattataattatataattatccaTACATTGGTTTGACTTGTTACACCCAGTAAATTTTGGCTTTGAATATATCCGGTTATCTTGTTAGTTATCTGGAATTGTTGTGTCTGGTTGTCTTGTGTCAGTTTCAtggtcaaatataaaataaaaaatgctatAGCATTGTTGTTTCCTTTAGCTTAAGCATGTGGCAGCCCTCCTTGAATTACAGTCCTAGCTTCTCTGTAGGAGACTCCTCACTATACACAGAGCCTTGGTTGAAACCAGGGTTATCCTATCTTGTTGAAACATCTAGTGTCAAGGATTAACGCTTAAACCTTGAAGTTTATAACTAGAATggtaattttcttataattccCCCCTCAGTGCTTAAACCTATTgctgaaatttattttagttatcaGACTGGGACAATAAGGATTGAATTCTTGATCACTAGGTCATGGAGATCTCATGCAGTCATACCATGTTAAGTACTAACTTTTAAAGTCTTACAATTTTTAAGTAGGCCCATGAGTATTTTTGATATCTTGCAATTTTGTCCAACTAGTTAAAATGGGCCATGGCTCATGTTTTGTTCTATATCTAATTAAACATTCCAGAAAATTTCAACCTGGAGACTCCTGGTCCCTAGGCCGTATCTTATGAAATGCCTTAACCTAATATAAGGCCAAACAAGTATATCTTGAAGACTCAAAGATCTCGACAAAAGGTTAGAAAATCTAGCTTGCCTTAATCCATTTATTATTAAGCCACTATTACAATATAATATTGGATTaatagaagaattttttttattgagtacACAAAATTAcaatactataatttttttgtatgtttctctataattttcaaaataatatatttttttagtttcttaattaatacATGTTAACAAGACTCATttgtaaaaaaagaagtaaagtaaAATAGagtgatattttataattacttttataaaaataaaataaaaacttaacttCACAAACTGAAAACTATTTCTCAATGGAATGTTTTCTGaaacaatgattttctttttttccttttgtaatATAGAAAACGGTATTGTTATTTTGCCCAGCAAAAGTTCAATTGAATGTAGTGCAAAGCAACTAAAAAACACATTTCCATCCAAACTCTAATCTGCAGCAGCCAATATCAGCTGGAGGACTAAAGTCCAGCGGCTTGACAAGCAAACAAACAGAAGGCAAGTCTTGCTTAAGTTTGCTTTCTTCCATGACTCCGTCTTAAATGTCTGCCATTCATTTCTTGGATTGCGTCCATGACTACAATCTGTTCGAACTatttcctcaaccaaatcattTTGCTCTCCTTGTGTTTAATTTCAGCAAGATTTTGGACTTTTATGTTTTCTTCTGCTTTAATCAGAGGAACAAGGCGTGGGTTTTCCTGCACATTTAATAGGTTCATTTTTTCTCACTTAAATAAAGCATTTCTTTTCTGTGATTCGTATTTCTTTCAGTTTCTGTTTGTgtctcttcttttgttcactatttattacatttatttgTTGCATTGTCTTCCTTCTTGCTTCCCATTTGCCAAGTGAGTGGAAAGGGGAAAAGAACAAGTTTTGCTTCTTATGTTTGCTTCAATTTATTTGAGTTTGAGATATTTAGGGCTACTGTAGAATCAGCTTCATATCTTCTCAACTTCGCAATCCAAAAGTTAAAGATAGATATATAATATAGATCATATGACATAACGTAATGCATACTTAATAGAATATAAATAACCCAATGCTCACAACCTCACACATTGCTTTTAGCTGTTGATAACTTTTTATAGGGATATAGTCTTTTTATATTGTATTACGATTTAGGAGATAAATATGCATCTTATCTAAACAGTAAATGAAGTTTGCGTCTCCATTATCCTCATCAAAGAAAAGTGGGAAGTCTGCTTCCTAGATGTCAACCATAGTAGCAAAACTGTCTAAATGAGCTTAAGTGCTATCGTTTGAAGGCCAAGAAAAAGATGAATTCCCCAAATCCAGAAGTTAGAATTAGATATAAGCTTGAAAAGGTTGGATTTCATTGCGACtgtaatttttagtttaaagtTTTGTTTCCTGTAGCTGTTGTACCTTGCTTCTTCAATGTTGttgataatttacttttatgattttatgatCTATGTTTTATGACATCCTCCAGTTTTCTAGCAAGTAACAATGGTATGAGCATTGTCCTGGTATTCACTAAATTAATGTGGCTCCCCCTTTCTTTGTTAATGACATGGTACGAAATTCTCTATGACTATGTGGTCTAGAGATCAAAGCATTGAGGTGTGAACTTGAAGATGAGTGTCAGAAGCTGGAAGAGGAGTTGCATCTTCAAAAATCCAAAGTATGGAATACCctgatatgataaattaatttcaatctaTTTGTTTGTGTCTGTCTTCAAATGGATGCCATATTTGCTAATTTTCATGTTGGGATACCTTTGGTAGTTTGGTTTGATAGGATATTCCATTATTTCAGAGCTTCCTAATTTTGTCTGGTGATGGTGTGTTTTTACAAATGCTAAAATTAAGATAGACTCCATGCTATTACTTACTAGTAACTGTTTCCTGGAATTCTATAATTTGTTGTCTCAGACTCTCAGTCATAGCCTCTGCCAGGGAATAAATACCTTGAATTCAAATGTCAAATCAGACACTGCATTCAAAggcggttattacataataaccgtctttgaatgttacatctggtcgacattcaaagacggttattatgtaataaccgccTTTGAATGTTACATCTCCTCgagattcaaagacggttattacataataaccgtctttgaatatgtaacattcaaaggcggttattacataataactgTCTTTGAATCTCGAGGAGATGTAACATTCAAAggcggttattacataataaccgtctttgaatgtcgacCAGACGTAACATTCAAAggcggttattacataataactgTCTTTGAATGTCGACCAGACGTAACATTCAAAggcggttattacataataaccgtctttgaatgtcgacCAGACgtaacattcaaagacggttattatgtaataactgTCTTTGAATGTCGACCAGACgtaacattcaaagacggttattatgtaataactgtctttgaatgtcgaccagatgtaacattcaaaggcggttattacataataaccgtctttgaatctcGAGGAGATGTAACATTCAAAGgcggttattatgtaataaccgtctttgaatg contains:
- the LOC114419215 gene encoding WD repeat-containing protein 91-like isoform X1 — encoded protein: MKTWKAMTVLPLGEDPPAITSLCFNHNGKILAASAVDGMIHMFDMSAGLQITGWPAHDSSISSILFGPDETSIFSLGSDGKIFEWSLQNQGQILWSRDSSRFCYPLNDSKYCRHEMALDANGRRLLVTSSSFRAPIYQVNDSW
- the LOC114419215 gene encoding WD repeat-containing protein 91 homolog isoform X2, coding for MESHVLPLGEDPPAITSLCFNHNGKILAASAVDGMIHMFDMSAGLQITGWPAHDSSISSILFGPDETSIFSLGSDGKIFEWSLQNQGQILWSRDSSRFCYPLNDSKYCRHEMALDANGRRLLVTSSSFRAPIYQVNDSW